The following DNA comes from bacterium.
AACCGGTCGTAGCATTTATTGCAGGTCAGACTGCGCCTCCGGGACGCCGTATGGGCCACGCCGGCGCGATCATTAGCGGCGGTAAAGGTACCGCTGAAGAAAAAATGAAGGCTTTGAAATCGGCCGGCATCACGGTTGTCAAAAGTCCCGCAGACATCGGCATCACCATGGCGGATGCATTGGGATTAAACAAAAAGAAAAAGAAATCCAAGCCGGCGAAAAAAACAGCTAAGAAAAAAGTGAAAAAATCGGCTCCGAAGAAAAAAACTAAAAAAGCTGCCAAGAAGAAGAAAAAATAAACAAAAAACCCCGAAGATATCTTCGGGGTTTTTAATTTCAACAGTTCTAATCGTGAGTCTTATCAACTCTTTTTTTGCAGATAATTTAAAATAGCCCGCACGCCCAGCTCGTAACTCCCGGAACCAAACCCAGAAATTTGTCCGATACATACAGGCGCCAAAACCGAATGATGCCGAAATGTCTCCCGGGCATAGATATTGGAAATATGGACTTCCACAACCGGAATAGTAATCGCTTCAATGGCATCCCGTAATGCGTACGAATAATGCGTCAAAGCCGCAGCATTCAATACGATGCCTTGAAAGGTTTTGCGCGCTTCCTGGATCCAATTAATCAACTCGCCTTCAACATTCGACTGACGCATGGTGATCTCAACGTCGGGAAAATTTCCACGCAACTTTTTCTCAATATCCGCTAAGGTTTCGTGTCCGTAAATTTCCGGTTCACGTTCGCCGAGCAGATTAAGATTGGGTCCGTTTAGAATCAAAATTTTCATGTGCATTTTCAGTTAACTAGAATTAAAAATAATTGAATTTTATCTATGATGCAACATGCGCTTATTTTATAAACGTCATCTTCATGACTTTGTTAAGTGAACCGGCTTGGAGACGATAAAAATAGATGCCTGACGCGACCTGATTTCCCTGATCGTTACGGCCATTCCACTCGACATCATAACGCCCGGCGACATGATCTTTTCCGGCAATCAATGTCTTCACTTCCTGCCCGAAAACATTATAAATTTTTAATGTCACTTTTGCCTTTTGGGATAATTCATAGTGTATCGAGGTCGTCGGGTTAAATGGATTTGGATAATTCTGTTCAAGAGAAAAAACTTCGGGAATTTTCGTTCGCGGCGATTTTGAAAGAATCTGCCCGTTTTCTTTGGCTGTATAAAATT
Coding sequences within:
- the aroQ gene encoding type II 3-dehydroquinate dehydratase → MKILILNGPNLNLLGEREPEIYGHETLADIEKKLRGNFPDVEITMRQSNVEGELINWIQEARKTFQGIVLNAAALTHYSYALRDAIEAITIPVVEVHISNIYARETFRHHSVLAPVCIGQISGFGSGSYELGVRAILNYLQKKS